From the Synechococcus sp. Nb3U1 genome, one window contains:
- a CDS encoding LptF/LptG family permease, which translates to MLTKFWLLERYLFGQMLTPVLAGVAGGTMLLLVGRLFTLAERLVEGSVPPLMVMRLLALDMPEMVVLGMPIAAFFATMLTLGKLSGNSEITALRAAGIPFTRIFMPLLLVGLTMSLSAFGISNVLLPASKQQIREIDQQALLTQATTPVQYDVFFKTEDNLWFFIRQVDPRLNTMQDVSVLQVNPLPGGKYQLVEVTLAAQAVWNGLEWSLIEGVHHIYGPAGTSIAEQPFDRKPLQVSEDLATLMQPPVPPSELRLPELAERISRLARSNLNTQALRTEFHLRFSLPLASFFAVLISLPLGSGTARRVGRYGGVVFGILLVFGYYVILSVSRSLGEAGALPPWAAAWSFNILFGGIGMVLLARFLR; encoded by the coding sequence TTGCTGACCAAGTTCTGGCTGTTGGAGCGCTATCTATTTGGGCAGATGCTCACCCCAGTGCTGGCCGGTGTGGCGGGGGGAACGATGCTGCTGCTGGTGGGCCGGCTGTTTACCCTGGCGGAGCGATTGGTGGAGGGATCCGTCCCGCCCTTAATGGTGATGCGCCTTCTGGCTTTGGATATGCCGGAGATGGTGGTGCTGGGGATGCCCATCGCCGCTTTTTTCGCTACCATGCTCACCCTCGGCAAGCTGAGCGGCAACAGCGAGATCACCGCCTTACGGGCGGCTGGGATCCCGTTTACACGAATTTTCATGCCCCTGTTGTTGGTGGGCCTGACCATGAGCCTCAGCGCTTTTGGCATTAGCAACGTGCTGCTCCCGGCCAGCAAACAGCAGATCCGCGAGATTGACCAGCAGGCTTTGCTCACCCAAGCCACTACTCCGGTTCAGTACGATGTTTTTTTTAAGACCGAAGATAACCTCTGGTTTTTCATTCGCCAGGTGGATCCGCGGCTGAATACGATGCAGGATGTGAGCGTGTTGCAGGTGAATCCCCTACCGGGGGGAAAATACCAGTTGGTGGAAGTGACTCTGGCGGCTCAGGCGGTGTGGAATGGGCTGGAGTGGAGCTTGATTGAGGGAGTTCACCACATCTATGGCCCTGCTGGCACCAGTATTGCTGAGCAACCCTTCGACCGCAAACCGTTGCAAGTGTCGGAGGATCTGGCCACCCTAATGCAGCCGCCGGTTCCCCCGAGCGAGTTGCGCTTACCGGAATTGGCGGAGCGAATTTCTCGTCTGGCCCGCTCCAACCTGAACACACAAGCCCTGCGCACCGAGTTTCATCTGCGCTTTTCTCTGCCCTTGGCCAGCTTTTTTGCGGTGTTGATTTCTTTGCCTCTAGGATCCGGCACCGCCCGTCGGGTAGGTCGCTATGGCGGTGTGGTTTTCGGCATTTTGCTGGTGTTTGGCTACTACGTGATTCTGAGTGTGTCCCGCAGTTTGGGAGAAGCCGGGGCATTGCCCCCTTGGGCAGCGGCCTGGAGCTTCAACATTCTGTTCGGAGGCATCGGTATGGTGTTGTTGGCTCGCTTTTTGCGTTAG
- a CDS encoding Uma2 family endonuclease, producing MSAAKITKTYLQPHLLMDIELLAPDVAELVTEDDTPVDNFASEKQQRLLTGVLYSALQGKTFLAAANVGIYTAIGRPPIVPDVFLSLDVTVPEQWWEKQNRCYLLWQFDKPPDVVIEIVSNPEGNELESKLSRYEQMRVSYYVVFDPNHELGADELQIFELRGRHYVEMTETWLEQVELGLTVWEGVFEAKQARWLRWCDAQGQLLLTGDEQAQFERQRAEQERQRAEQERQRAERLAERLRALGQDPEWEA from the coding sequence TTGTCGGCGGCTAAGATCACCAAAACCTACCTACAACCGCATCTGCTGATGGATATCGAACTACTGGCTCCTGACGTTGCTGAGCTCGTGACTGAGGATGACACCCCCGTAGACAATTTTGCCTCTGAAAAGCAGCAGCGCCTCTTGACTGGAGTCCTCTACAGCGCGTTGCAGGGCAAGACCTTTTTGGCCGCGGCTAATGTGGGCATTTACACCGCCATTGGTCGGCCTCCAATTGTGCCAGATGTTTTTCTCAGCCTAGATGTCACTGTGCCGGAGCAGTGGTGGGAGAAGCAGAACCGTTGTTACCTACTGTGGCAGTTTGATAAGCCGCCAGATGTGGTGATTGAGATTGTCTCTAATCCCGAAGGCAACGAGTTGGAAAGCAAGCTGAGCCGCTATGAACAGATGCGGGTTAGTTACTATGTTGTCTTTGACCCGAATCACGAGCTAGGAGCAGACGAGCTGCAAATTTTTGAGCTGCGGGGCCGCCACTACGTGGAAATGACCGAAACTTGGCTGGAACAGGTGGAGCTTGGACTCACGGTGTGGGAGGGAGTTTTTGAGGCAAAACAGGCCCGCTGGCTACGCTGGTGCGATGCGCAAGGGCAGTTGCTTCTGACAGGAGATGAACAGGCCCAGTTCGAGCGGCAACGAGCCGAGCAGGAACGTCAAAGAGCGGAGCAAGAGCGCCAAAGAGCCGAGCGCCTAGCAGAAAGATTGCGCGCTTTAGGCCAAGATCCTGAGTGGGAGGCCTAA